The following are encoded together in the Thermus neutrinimicus genome:
- the tgt gene encoding tRNA guanosine(34) transglycosylase Tgt, with translation MDPFSFAIQARSGRARVGLLFTPHGPVETPLFMPVGTQGSVKGLLPKDLKAMGSQVLLANTYHLLLRPGPERVRALGGLHRFAGWDGPWLTDSGGFQVMSLGHLRRIDEEGVVFQSHLDGSLVRLTPEGSIAVQEALGADLIMAFDECPPYPSSPEYLRASLERTLRWLERSLEAKKRPDQALFGIAQGGTDPGLRALSTRETVRFDLPGYAIGGLAVGESKEEMFPMVALSTEILPEVKPRYLMGVGHPEDLVAAIGLGVDLFDSVYPTRTGRFGSALVPEGRINLKNAQYLEDPRPLEEGCDCYACQTFSRAYIAHLVRAGEMLGGILLSLHNLRFLHRLTERAREAIRKGAYGAFAREFAEGRFGTQVPPWFREAMAAGGHW, from the coding sequence ATGGATCCCTTTTCCTTTGCCATCCAGGCCCGCTCCGGCCGGGCCCGGGTGGGGCTTCTTTTCACCCCCCATGGCCCTGTGGAAACCCCCCTTTTCATGCCCGTGGGCACCCAGGGCTCGGTGAAGGGGCTTTTGCCCAAGGACCTGAAGGCCATGGGCAGCCAGGTCCTCCTGGCCAACACCTACCACCTCCTCCTCCGTCCGGGGCCCGAGCGGGTTAGGGCCCTGGGAGGGCTTCACCGCTTCGCCGGTTGGGACGGCCCCTGGCTCACGGACTCCGGGGGCTTCCAGGTGATGAGCCTGGGCCACCTGAGGCGCATCGACGAGGAAGGGGTGGTCTTCCAGAGCCACCTGGACGGAAGCCTGGTCCGCCTCACCCCGGAAGGGAGCATCGCCGTCCAGGAGGCCTTGGGGGCGGACCTCATCATGGCCTTTGACGAGTGCCCCCCTTACCCGTCCTCCCCCGAATACCTAAGGGCCTCCTTGGAGCGCACCCTGCGCTGGCTGGAACGGAGCCTCGAGGCCAAAAAAAGGCCCGACCAGGCCCTTTTCGGCATCGCCCAGGGGGGGACGGACCCCGGGCTAAGGGCCCTTTCCACCCGGGAGACGGTGCGCTTTGACCTCCCCGGCTACGCCATCGGGGGCCTGGCGGTGGGGGAGAGCAAGGAGGAGATGTTCCCCATGGTGGCCCTCTCCACGGAGATCCTTCCCGAGGTAAAGCCCCGCTACCTCATGGGGGTGGGGCACCCCGAGGACCTGGTGGCGGCCATAGGCCTGGGGGTGGACCTCTTTGACAGCGTCTACCCCACCCGCACGGGCCGCTTCGGCTCCGCCTTGGTCCCGGAAGGACGGATCAACCTGAAAAATGCCCAGTACCTGGAAGACCCCAGGCCCTTAGAAGAGGGGTGCGACTGCTACGCCTGCCAAACCTTCAGCCGGGCCTACATCGCCCACCTGGTGCGCGCGGGGGAGATGCTTGGGGGCATCCTCCTTTCCCTGCACAACCTCCGCTTCCTTCACCGCCTCACGGAAAGGGCCCGGGAGGCCATCCGAAAGGGTGCCTACGGGGCCTTTGCCCGGGAGTTTGCGGAAGGGCGCTTCGGCACGCAGGTGCCCCCCTGGTTCCGGGAGGCCATGGCGGCGGGGGGGCATTGGTAA
- the ispG gene encoding flavodoxin-dependent (E)-4-hydroxy-3-methylbut-2-enyl-diphosphate synthase: MRRPTPTVWVGRLPLGGAHPVAVQSMTNTPTGDVEATVAQVLALSHAGSEIVRLTVNDEEAARAVPEIKKRLLEEGVEVPLVGDFHFNGHLLLRKYPQMAEALDKFRINPGTLGRGRHKDENFGEMVRIAMDLGKPVRIGANWGSLDPALLTELMEENARRPEPKTAHEVLLQALVESAVRSYEAARELGLGEDKIVLSAKVSKARDLVWVYRELARRTPAPLHLGLTEAGMGVKGIVASTAALAPLLLEGIGDTIRISLTPGPQEPRTKEVEVAQEILQALGLRSFAPEVTSCPGCGRTTSTFFQELAETVNAHLKARLPEWRAKYPGVEELKVAVMGCVVNGPGESRHAHIGISLPGSGEEPKAPVYADGKLLTILKGENLAQDFLNILEDYVKGRFSKA; the protein is encoded by the coding sequence ATGAGACGCCCTACCCCCACGGTCTGGGTGGGCCGCCTTCCCCTGGGCGGCGCCCACCCCGTGGCCGTGCAGTCCATGACCAACACCCCCACGGGGGACGTGGAGGCCACGGTGGCCCAGGTCCTGGCCCTCTCTCATGCAGGAAGCGAGATCGTGCGCCTCACGGTGAACGACGAGGAGGCGGCCCGGGCCGTTCCGGAGATCAAGAAAAGGCTCCTGGAGGAGGGGGTGGAGGTGCCCCTCGTGGGGGATTTCCACTTCAACGGCCACCTGCTTCTCAGGAAATACCCCCAAATGGCCGAGGCCCTGGACAAGTTCCGCATCAACCCGGGCACCTTAGGCCGCGGCCGGCACAAGGACGAAAACTTCGGGGAGATGGTGAGGATCGCCATGGACCTGGGCAAACCCGTGCGCATCGGGGCCAACTGGGGAAGCCTGGACCCTGCCCTCCTCACCGAGCTCATGGAGGAAAACGCCCGCCGCCCAGAGCCCAAAACCGCCCACGAGGTCCTTCTCCAGGCCCTGGTGGAAAGCGCGGTGCGCTCCTACGAAGCGGCCCGGGAACTGGGTCTAGGGGAGGACAAGATCGTCCTTTCCGCCAAGGTATCCAAGGCCAGAGACCTGGTGTGGGTCTACCGGGAGCTCGCCCGCCGCACCCCGGCCCCCCTCCACCTGGGCCTCACCGAGGCGGGGATGGGGGTGAAGGGAATCGTGGCCAGCACCGCAGCCCTTGCTCCCCTCCTCCTAGAGGGCATCGGGGACACCATCCGCATCTCCCTCACCCCAGGCCCCCAGGAACCCCGCACCAAGGAGGTGGAGGTGGCCCAAGAGATCCTCCAGGCCCTGGGCTTAAGAAGCTTCGCCCCCGAGGTCACCAGCTGCCCCGGGTGCGGCCGCACCACAAGCACCTTCTTCCAGGAGCTGGCAGAAACCGTAAACGCCCACCTTAAGGCCAGGCTCCCCGAGTGGCGGGCCAAGTACCCCGGGGTGGAGGAGCTCAAGGTGGCGGTGATGGGGTGCGTGGTGAACGGCCCTGGGGAAAGCCGTCACGCCCATATCGGCATCTCCTTGCCGGGTAGCGGGGAGGAGCCCAAGGCCCCGGTCTATGCGGACGGGAAGCTCCTCACCATCCTTAAAGGGGAGAACCTGGCCCAGGACTTCCTAAACATCCTGGAAGACTACGTAAAGGGGCGGTTTTCCAAAGCCTGA
- a CDS encoding enoyl-ACP reductase FabI, translated as MLTLDLSGKKALIMGVTNQRSLGYAIAEKLHQAGATLAFSYQGERLKEEVEKLAAPLKALTFQADVTKDEELDGLFSGIREAWGELDYLVHAIAFAPREAMEGRYLDTKRQDWLLALEVSAYSLVAVAQRAEPLLKEGGSLVTLTYYASEKVVPRYNVMAIAKAALEASVRYLAYELGPKGVRVNAISAGPVRTVAARSIPGFMKMYDRVAQVAPLRRNITQEEVGNLGLFLLSPLASGITGEVVYVDAGYHIMGMELE; from the coding sequence ATGCTCACCTTGGACCTTTCCGGCAAAAAAGCCCTCATCATGGGCGTCACCAACCAGCGAAGCCTGGGTTACGCCATCGCCGAGAAGCTGCACCAGGCAGGAGCCACCTTGGCCTTCAGCTACCAGGGGGAAAGGCTTAAGGAGGAGGTGGAGAAGCTGGCCGCCCCCCTTAAGGCCCTCACCTTCCAGGCGGACGTCACCAAGGACGAGGAGCTGGACGGGCTTTTCTCCGGGATTAGGGAGGCTTGGGGGGAGCTGGACTACCTGGTCCACGCCATCGCCTTTGCACCCCGGGAGGCCATGGAGGGGCGGTACCTGGACACGAAACGCCAGGACTGGCTTCTGGCCCTCGAGGTCTCCGCCTACTCCCTGGTGGCCGTGGCCCAGCGGGCGGAGCCCCTCCTAAAGGAGGGGGGGAGCCTGGTCACCCTCACCTACTACGCCAGCGAGAAGGTGGTGCCCAGGTACAACGTGATGGCCATCGCCAAGGCGGCCCTCGAGGCCAGCGTCCGCTACCTGGCCTACGAGCTTGGCCCCAAGGGGGTGCGGGTGAACGCCATCTCCGCAGGCCCCGTGCGCACCGTGGCCGCCAGGAGCATCCCGGGCTTCATGAAGATGTACGACCGGGTGGCCCAGGTGGCCCCCCTAAGGCGCAACATCACCCAGGAGGAGGTGGGGAACCTGGGGCTATTCCTCCTCTCCCCCCTGGCCAGCGGCATCACCGGGGAGGTGGTCTACGTGGACGCCGGGTACCACATCATGGGGATGGAGCTGGAGTAA
- a CDS encoding PIN domain-containing protein, with amino-acid sequence MIRLFLDANVLFAAAWQEGKARSLFFLAEKAGAQLLTSLHALEEARRNLLLKRPDTEPLFQELSLRVTLVPEASARLVQQALKQGLPPKDAPVLAAAWAAEADFLVTGDRKHFGPLMGRKVRGVWVLSLKEAWSLLLERAEGQGPSSGG; translated from the coding sequence TTGATACGCCTCTTTCTCGATGCCAATGTTCTCTTTGCTGCTGCCTGGCAGGAGGGAAAGGCCCGCAGCCTCTTTTTTCTAGCGGAAAAGGCAGGAGCGCAACTCCTCACCTCCCTTCACGCCCTAGAGGAAGCTAGACGCAATCTCCTCCTCAAGCGACCGGATACCGAACCCCTTTTCCAAGAGCTTTCCCTAAGGGTAACCTTGGTTCCTGAAGCCTCAGCCCGGTTGGTCCAACAGGCCTTAAAGCAAGGGTTGCCCCCAAAAGACGCGCCTGTTCTTGCCGCAGCCTGGGCGGCCGAGGCCGACTTCCTCGTCACCGGTGACCGCAAACATTTCGGCCCCCTCATGGGGCGTAAGGTCCGGGGAGTGTGGGTCCTGTCCCTGAAAGAGGCCTGGTCCTTACTTCTGGAAAGGGCAGAGGGGCAAGGGCCGTCTTCCGGAGGCTAG
- a CDS encoding AbrB/MazE/SpoVT family DNA-binding domain-containing protein: MELAKLSRKGQVSIPKRLLRALGLEGEVYFLVELSPEGAIVLRPAGVYPVEIYSQARIQEFLEEDQLNPKERERLAKVLGEG; this comes from the coding sequence ATGGAACTTGCCAAGCTGAGCCGAAAGGGCCAGGTCTCCATTCCCAAGCGCCTCCTAAGGGCCTTAGGCCTCGAGGGGGAGGTCTATTTCCTGGTGGAGCTTTCCCCTGAGGGAGCCATCGTTCTTAGACCTGCTGGGGTCTATCCCGTGGAGATCTATTCCCAGGCCCGTATCCAGGAGTTTTTGGAGGAAGATCAACTTAATCCCAAGGAAAGGGAGCGCTTGGCAAAGGTGCTGGGCGAAGGTTGA
- a CDS encoding glutaredoxin family protein has product MVRLYGIPGCGPCEIVKMFLAQKGVPFEFVNARQDPEAARKIAELVGSPTAGVVLEWNGLVEAIRGVSPATLNAWLARYQAEETPASS; this is encoded by the coding sequence ATGGTGCGCCTTTACGGCATCCCCGGCTGTGGCCCTTGCGAGATCGTGAAGATGTTCCTGGCGCAAAAGGGAGTGCCCTTTGAGTTCGTCAATGCCCGGCAGGACCCGGAAGCGGCCAGGAAGATCGCCGAGCTGGTGGGAAGCCCCACCGCCGGGGTGGTCCTGGAGTGGAACGGGTTGGTAGAAGCCATCCGCGGGGTATCCCCGGCCACCCTCAACGCTTGGCTGGCCAGGTACCAGGCTGAGGAAACCCCGGCCTCCAGCTAA
- the zapE gene encoding cell division protein ZapE has translation MRLVNRHPEVDLERLLQSFVPPPRFQSATFATYRPDPRYPSQALAKERLRRWTKDRPRGFLRPRFPGPQGIYLDGGFGVGKTHLLVAAFWEAPPPKAFLTFEELTYTLGLMGLREGARRFAALRYLFLDEFELDDPGNAQMITHFLALTMDRGLRVATTSNTPPGALGEGRFNAEQFKHQIQSLARRFAVERIEGEDFRHRDPDRFSEPLSQAELLALYREDPRRKTLDAFPELLAHLRALHPIRYRYLLDGVEAVYLQGLEAISDPNDALRFVHFVDQVYNLGVALRVSGVPLQEVFPETYRHGAFAKKYGRALSRLAELLG, from the coding sequence ATGCGCCTAGTGAACCGCCACCCCGAGGTGGATTTGGAAAGGCTCCTGCAAAGCTTTGTGCCCCCGCCCCGTTTCCAATCCGCCACTTTTGCCACCTATCGGCCCGATCCCCGCTATCCTTCCCAGGCCCTGGCCAAGGAGCGCCTGCGACGATGGACCAAGGACCGCCCCCGGGGCTTCCTCCGGCCCCGGTTTCCCGGGCCGCAAGGGATCTACCTGGATGGGGGCTTTGGCGTGGGGAAGACCCACCTCCTGGTGGCTGCCTTCTGGGAGGCCCCTCCCCCCAAGGCCTTCCTCACCTTTGAGGAGCTCACCTACACCCTGGGCCTTATGGGACTAAGGGAAGGGGCCAGGCGCTTTGCCGCCTTGCGCTACCTTTTCCTGGACGAGTTTGAGCTGGATGACCCCGGCAATGCCCAGATGATCACCCATTTCCTGGCCCTCACCATGGATAGGGGTTTGCGGGTGGCCACCACCTCCAACACCCCGCCCGGGGCCTTGGGGGAGGGGCGGTTTAACGCCGAGCAGTTCAAGCACCAGATCCAAAGCCTGGCCCGGCGCTTCGCCGTGGAGCGTATTGAGGGGGAGGATTTTCGCCACCGCGACCCGGATCGGTTTTCCGAGCCCCTTTCCCAAGCCGAGCTCCTTGCCCTCTACCGGGAGGACCCCCGCCGGAAAACCCTAGACGCTTTTCCCGAGCTTCTTGCCCACCTGCGCGCTTTACACCCCATCCGCTACCGCTACCTGCTGGATGGGGTAGAGGCGGTCTACCTTCAGGGCCTCGAGGCCATTTCCGACCCCAACGACGCCCTCCGCTTCGTGCACTTCGTGGACCAGGTGTACAACCTGGGGGTGGCCCTCCGCGTCAGTGGGGTGCCCCTCCAGGAGGTGTTTCCCGAGACCTACCGGCACGGGGCTTTCGCCAAGAAGTACGGCCGGGCCCTTTCCCGGTTGGCGGAGCTTTTGGGGTAG
- a CDS encoding phosphopentomutase: MKVTAIVLDSVGLGYLPDAPSFGDEGADTLDHTVLKTGVELPHLAALGLGWVPGVHTLPRPKPQGAFGRMREVNPGKDTTTGHWEFVGVYLEKPFRTYPEGFPEELLRAWAEAIGVGGWLLNRPYSGTEAIRDYGEAHRKTGFPIVYTSADSVFQVAAHLEVVPLEELYRWCQVAREMLKGEHQVARVIARPFAGEPGNFYRREDLRKDFALEPPRNVLDLLKEGGLEVVGVGKIPDIYAHRGFTREVKTKDNADGLEKTLALMGEPFSGLLFANLVDFDAKYGHRRNPKGYAQALKQVDDFLPKLLEALGPKDHLFLISDHGNDPTFFGTDHTREYGMLLWVGPGVKGELGTRGSFADLGATWARLFGLSWEGPGESLV; encoded by the coding sequence ATGAAGGTCACGGCCATCGTCCTGGACTCGGTGGGCCTGGGGTATCTGCCGGATGCCCCCTCCTTCGGGGACGAGGGGGCGGACACCCTGGACCACACGGTGCTGAAGACCGGGGTGGAGCTTCCCCACCTGGCCGCCCTGGGTTTGGGATGGGTCCCCGGGGTCCACACCCTGCCCCGGCCTAAGCCCCAAGGCGCCTTTGGCCGCATGCGGGAGGTGAACCCGGGCAAGGACACCACCACCGGGCACTGGGAGTTCGTGGGGGTGTACCTGGAGAAACCCTTCCGCACCTACCCGGAGGGCTTCCCCGAGGAACTCCTCCGGGCCTGGGCCGAGGCCATCGGGGTGGGGGGGTGGCTTTTGAACCGGCCCTACTCCGGCACCGAGGCCATACGGGACTACGGGGAGGCCCACCGGAAAACGGGCTTTCCCATCGTCTATACCTCCGCGGACAGCGTCTTCCAGGTGGCGGCCCACCTGGAGGTGGTGCCCCTGGAGGAGCTTTACCGTTGGTGCCAGGTGGCCCGGGAGATGCTTAAGGGGGAGCACCAGGTGGCCCGGGTCATCGCCCGGCCCTTCGCTGGGGAGCCCGGGAACTTCTACCGGCGGGAGGATTTGCGGAAGGACTTCGCCTTAGAGCCTCCCAGAAACGTCCTGGACCTCCTGAAGGAGGGGGGCCTCGAGGTGGTGGGGGTGGGGAAGATCCCCGACATCTACGCCCACAGGGGCTTCACCCGGGAGGTGAAGACCAAGGACAACGCCGACGGCCTGGAGAAGACCCTGGCCCTGATGGGGGAGCCTTTTTCCGGCCTCCTCTTCGCCAACCTGGTGGATTTTGACGCCAAGTATGGGCACCGGAGGAACCCAAAAGGGTACGCCCAGGCCCTCAAGCAGGTGGACGATTTCCTTCCCAAGCTCCTGGAGGCCTTAGGCCCTAAGGACCATCTCTTTCTGATCTCCGATCACGGCAACGACCCCACCTTCTTCGGCACCGACCACACCCGGGAGTACGGGATGCTCCTTTGGGTGGGCCCGGGGGTGAAGGGGGAGCTGGGTACCCGGGGGAGCTTCGCGGATCTGGGGGCCACCTGGGCTAGGCTCTTTGGGCTTTCCTGGGAGGGCCCCGGGGAGAGCTTGGTCTAG
- the cdaA gene encoding diadenylate cyclase CdaA, translating to MPFTWRDLLDILLVGILFYYLWRLMAGTRALNLVRGVLVYLAVWFLASLLGLSALSWLLGNAATLGAFALIVVFQPELRGLLERLGRAQGPRAPSLALEELLLGLARLSERRYGAILALERRTPLGEYAATGEILEARLSARLLQTVFYPGTPLHDGGAILRGDRLFAAGCVFPLSEARMGLGTRHRAALGLSEVSDALVIVVSEETGAIRLAEGGRLSPPMSLEALRQKLKEVLRA from the coding sequence ATGCCCTTCACCTGGCGCGACCTCCTGGACATCCTTCTAGTAGGCATCCTCTTTTACTATCTCTGGCGCCTCATGGCGGGAACCCGCGCCCTGAACCTGGTGCGGGGCGTCTTGGTCTACCTGGCCGTCTGGTTTTTGGCCAGCCTCCTTGGGCTTTCCGCCCTTTCCTGGCTTTTGGGGAACGCCGCCACCCTGGGGGCCTTCGCCTTGATCGTGGTCTTCCAGCCGGAGCTCAGGGGGCTTTTGGAGCGCCTTGGCCGGGCCCAGGGGCCCAGGGCCCCCTCCTTGGCCCTGGAGGAGCTCCTTCTGGGCCTGGCCCGGCTTTCCGAGAGGCGCTACGGGGCCATCCTGGCCTTGGAACGGCGCACCCCCCTGGGGGAGTATGCGGCCACGGGGGAGATCCTCGAGGCCAGGCTTTCCGCCCGGCTCCTGCAGACGGTGTTCTACCCCGGCACGCCCTTGCACGACGGTGGGGCCATCCTGAGGGGGGATCGGCTTTTCGCCGCGGGGTGCGTCTTCCCCCTTTCCGAGGCCCGCATGGGCCTGGGCACACGCCACCGGGCGGCCCTGGGGCTTTCCGAGGTTTCCGATGCTCTGGTGATCGTGGTGAGCGAGGAAACCGGGGCCATAAGGCTGGCGGAGGGGGGGAGGCTTTCCCCACCCATGAGCCTCGAGGCCCTGCGGCAGAAGCTTAAGGAGGTGCTCCGTGCGTGA
- a CDS encoding CdaR family protein, translating to MRDWGSFLIALLAAFAVWYSLRERAPVVERAVSVPLQVVGLGGERTAEGVPKEVMLRLRGPAPLVEGARLPVSAYLDLSGAEGAFSREVRVAVPQGVEVLEIRPARVEGREEAILTRTLPVEVLSQGAWVETKPAFVEAKGPKSRVEEAVVALGLDLGGDTVALTAFGPQGPLPGVELLPPQVQVVAREAPLFRKEVPLVLKPPAGLRVVDYTPRAVEVVGPKEALEGLTQVEARLEGSFRPGEVSAPLVLNLPPGVRVLGEVLGRVRLALE from the coding sequence GTGCGTGACTGGGGGAGCTTCCTCATCGCCCTTTTGGCGGCCTTTGCCGTCTGGTACTCCTTAAGGGAAAGGGCCCCGGTGGTAGAGCGAGCGGTGAGTGTGCCCCTACAGGTGGTGGGTCTGGGAGGGGAGCGCACGGCGGAAGGGGTGCCCAAGGAGGTCATGTTGCGCCTAAGGGGACCGGCTCCTTTGGTGGAGGGGGCCAGGCTTCCCGTGTCCGCCTACCTGGACCTCTCCGGGGCCGAGGGGGCCTTTTCCCGGGAGGTGCGGGTGGCCGTGCCCCAAGGGGTGGAGGTCTTGGAGATCCGGCCCGCCCGGGTGGAGGGCCGGGAGGAGGCCATCCTCACCCGCACCCTGCCGGTGGAGGTCCTTTCCCAGGGGGCGTGGGTGGAAACCAAGCCCGCCTTTGTGGAGGCCAAGGGGCCGAAAAGCCGGGTGGAGGAGGCGGTGGTGGCCTTGGGCCTGGACCTGGGGGGGGATACGGTGGCCCTCACCGCCTTTGGCCCCCAGGGGCCCCTTCCCGGGGTGGAGCTTCTTCCCCCCCAGGTGCAGGTGGTGGCGCGGGAGGCCCCTCTTTTTCGCAAGGAGGTCCCCCTGGTCCTGAAGCCTCCCGCGGGCCTGAGGGTGGTGGACTACACCCCCAGGGCCGTGGAGGTGGTGGGGCCCAAGGAGGCCTTGGAGGGCCTGACCCAGGTGGAGGCGAGGCTGGAAGGAAGCTTCCGCCCGGGAGAGGTTTCGGCCCCCTTGGTCCTCAACCTGCCTCCGGGGGTGAGGGTTCTGGGAGAGGTTTTGGGAAGGGTGCGGCTTGCGCTAGAATAG
- the def gene encoding peptide deformylase, protein MIYPIRLYGDPVLRKKARPVQDFAGLKKLAEDMLETMFEARGVGLAAPQIGLSQRLFVAVEYADEPEGEERPLRDLVRRIYVVANPVITHREGEVEGMEGCLSLPGLYSEEVPRAERIRVEYQDEEGRPRALELEGYMARVFQHEMDHLDGILFFERLPKAKREAFLEENRAELARMQKEAKALLKELSQG, encoded by the coding sequence ATGATCTACCCCATTCGCCTTTACGGGGATCCGGTACTCAGGAAGAAGGCCCGGCCTGTCCAGGACTTTGCGGGCCTCAAGAAGCTGGCCGAGGACATGCTGGAGACCATGTTTGAGGCCCGCGGCGTGGGCCTAGCCGCACCCCAGATTGGGCTTTCCCAGCGTCTCTTCGTGGCGGTGGAGTATGCCGACGAGCCGGAGGGGGAGGAAAGGCCCCTCCGGGACCTGGTGCGCCGGATCTACGTGGTGGCCAACCCAGTGATCACCCACCGGGAAGGGGAGGTGGAGGGGATGGAAGGGTGCCTTTCCCTTCCCGGCCTTTACTCCGAGGAGGTGCCCCGGGCGGAGCGCATCCGGGTGGAATACCAGGACGAGGAGGGAAGGCCCCGCGCCCTGGAGCTGGAGGGGTATATGGCCAGGGTCTTCCAGCACGAGATGGACCATCTGGACGGCATCCTTTTCTTCGAGCGCCTGCCCAAGGCCAAGCGGGAGGCCTTCCTGGAGGAAAACCGGGCGGAGCTGGCCCGGATGCAGAAGGAGGCCAAGGCGCTTTTGAAGGAGCTTTCCCAGGGATGA
- the fmt gene encoding methionyl-tRNA formyltransferase, with protein MRVAFFGTPAWAVPVLDALNRHHQVVLVVTQPDKPKGRGLKPAMSPVAEYASAHGLPLLKPERLKGNREFLEAFKAAAPEVAVTAAYGKILPKEVLEVPPYGFLNLHPSLLPKYRGPAPVPWALIHGERETGVAIMKTEEGLDTGPLYALWRTGIGPEEDAVALSERLRDKGIELLLWVLENLPHLTPRPQEGEPSYAPLLTKEEGRIRFADSAQAIYNRHRGVQPWPGSHFFHGGKRVKVLKMRPEPGAGEPGVVLGVDREGVLVGAGEGVIRLVEVQPEGKRPMPAADWARGYGVGPGTRLE; from the coding sequence ATGAGGGTGGCCTTCTTTGGCACGCCCGCCTGGGCGGTGCCGGTACTGGATGCCCTGAACCGCCACCACCAGGTGGTCCTGGTGGTCACCCAGCCGGATAAGCCCAAGGGCCGGGGCCTGAAGCCCGCCATGAGTCCGGTGGCGGAGTACGCCTCCGCCCACGGGCTTCCCCTTTTGAAGCCCGAACGCCTTAAGGGGAACCGGGAGTTTTTGGAGGCCTTTAAGGCGGCGGCCCCGGAGGTGGCGGTGACGGCGGCCTATGGCAAGATTCTCCCCAAGGAGGTCCTCGAGGTTCCCCCCTACGGCTTCTTGAACCTCCATCCCTCCCTGCTCCCCAAGTACCGCGGCCCGGCCCCGGTGCCCTGGGCCCTGATCCACGGGGAAAGGGAGACCGGGGTGGCCATCATGAAGACCGAGGAGGGCCTGGACACCGGCCCCCTCTACGCCCTCTGGCGCACGGGGATAGGCCCCGAGGAGGATGCGGTGGCCCTTTCCGAGCGCCTTAGGGATAAGGGCATAGAGCTTCTCCTTTGGGTTTTGGAAAACCTTCCCCACCTTACCCCCAGGCCCCAGGAGGGCGAGCCTTCCTATGCGCCCCTCCTCACCAAGGAGGAAGGGCGTATCCGCTTTGCGGACAGCGCCCAAGCCATCTACAACCGCCACCGGGGGGTGCAACCCTGGCCAGGAAGCCACTTCTTCCACGGGGGCAAGCGGGTTAAGGTCCTAAAGATGCGCCCCGAGCCGGGTGCGGGGGAGCCTGGGGTGGTGCTGGGAGTGGACAGGGAAGGGGTCTTGGTGGGTGCCGGGGAGGGGGTCATCCGGCTCGTGGAGGTCCAGCCCGAGGGAAAGCGCCCCATGCCCGCCGCCGACTGGGCCCGGGGATATGGGGTGGGGCCGGGTACCCGCTTGGAATGA
- the trxB gene encoding thioredoxin-disulfide reductase: MEFTLTGLAGSGEKEERYDVVIIGGGPAGLTAGIYAGRAQLKTVILEKGLPGGQIAQTDEVENYPGFPEGISGPELASRMVQQAEKFGARIVMDEVLGLEAQEGGFLVRGFERAYFGRAVIIATGANPRKLGVPGEEKFYGRGVSTCATCDGFFYRDKEVVVVGGGDAAVEEGLFLTKFARKVTLIHRRDELRANKVAQARAFQNPKMHFLFSHIVTEILGEDQVTGVRLKNLKTGEEYVYPTDGVFVFIGHEPNTAFLKGVVELRPDGYVAVRDEVFTSVPGIFAAGDVADPIYRQLTTSVGAGTRAAMMAERYLAEAHERVS; this comes from the coding sequence ATGGAGTTCACCCTCACCGGGCTTGCGGGAAGTGGGGAAAAGGAGGAGCGGTACGACGTGGTCATCATCGGTGGGGGGCCTGCGGGCCTCACCGCGGGGATTTACGCCGGACGGGCCCAGCTCAAGACCGTCATCCTGGAAAAGGGCCTTCCCGGGGGTCAGATCGCCCAGACCGACGAGGTGGAGAACTACCCGGGCTTCCCCGAGGGCATCTCCGGACCGGAGCTGGCCAGCCGCATGGTACAGCAGGCGGAGAAGTTCGGGGCCAGGATCGTCATGGACGAGGTCCTGGGCCTCGAGGCCCAGGAGGGGGGCTTTCTGGTGCGGGGGTTTGAGCGCGCCTACTTCGGGCGCGCGGTCATCATCGCCACCGGCGCCAATCCCAGGAAGCTCGGGGTGCCCGGAGAGGAGAAGTTCTATGGCCGGGGGGTTTCCACCTGCGCCACCTGCGACGGCTTCTTCTACCGCGACAAGGAGGTGGTGGTGGTGGGCGGCGGGGATGCGGCCGTGGAGGAGGGGCTTTTCCTCACCAAGTTCGCCCGCAAGGTAACCCTCATCCACCGCCGGGACGAGCTAAGGGCCAACAAGGTGGCCCAGGCTCGGGCTTTCCAGAACCCCAAGATGCACTTCCTTTTCTCCCACATCGTCACCGAGATTCTGGGGGAGGACCAGGTCACGGGGGTTAGGCTGAAAAACCTAAAAACCGGGGAGGAGTACGTCTACCCCACGGATGGGGTCTTCGTCTTCATCGGCCACGAGCCCAACACCGCCTTCCTCAAGGGGGTGGTGGAGCTAAGGCCCGACGGCTACGTGGCGGTGCGGGACGAGGTCTTCACCTCGGTGCCCGGCATCTTCGCCGCCGGGGATGTGGCCGACCCCATCTACCGCCAGCTCACCACCAGCGTGGGGGCGGGCACCCGGGCGGCCATGATGGCGGAGCGCTACCTGGCGGAGGCCCACGAGAGGGTGAGTTAG